A segment of the Halovivax limisalsi genome:
TGGCGATGTTCCGGATGTTCTCCGGTTCGTCCATCAGCCGTTCACACTCCTGTACGATCTTCTTGCGTCGGCCCATATACACCCTCGTACCGGTAGCGGGGTCAAAAGGGTGCTGTTTCGCATCTGGCGTTTCGTATCGCCAGATGCGAAGCTCGTCACGGGTGAAACGAAGTGACGGCGTTTCGCGTGGGGCACGGATCGACCCCAGTTCGGGTTCTACGCGTCGAACGGCCAAGTTTGCGTGCGTGGGAGGCGCGCACGGAACCCTCGCGACCGCAACCGACCGATCCGTCGCCGTGCGTGCTTCGCTCTCACCAGCCGGACGCGCCACAACGCTCATGGTCCTTCCTCCCGTGATATCTCTACTCATGGAACTACGCGTACGGGGTCCGGGCCCGGCGGCCCCGTTTCTCGGCGCTCGCGACCTGTTCGAGACCGAGCGGGATCTCTCGCTGCCCGTCGAGGTCCACCTCCGGGACGACCCGGACGAACGGACCTGGGCGGGTCACTACGACGATCGTCACGTGCTGAACATCTCGCGACAGGCCGCCAACTCGGCGATGGCGCGCGAACTCGCCCTCCACGAGTTCGCCCACATGGCCCGCTACGAGGAGGACCACCCCTCGCACGTCCAGTCGACCGAGGAAGCCCTCTACCTCGCGCTAACCGGCCGGGACGTCGAGCGACGGGAGCTGGCCCACTGTTATCAGATCGCCAATCACATGAAAGACATCTACGCCGACGACATCACGCTCTCGGTCGGGCCGGGCGAGAAACTGCTCTCGTACCTGGAGTCGAGCCTGGCGACGGCGGTCGCGGATCGACCGGCGCCGCCCCGGCCCGGCTTCCAGCGGATCGGCGCCGGCGCCGACCCGGAGATCACGGCCGTCAACGCGGCGTTCGCGCTCGCCCTGGCCGAACGGCACGACCTGATCGACGACGACCACCGGCTGTACGACCTCGCCCACGCCGCCGCGATGGACGCGCCGGCGGTCGACCTCGAGTCGTTTCGGACCCGGTTTCGCGAGCTCGCGCACGAACCCGACGCCAGCACGTATCGCCGACACCTCGTCGAGGCTACGCGTTCGTACGCCGCCGGCGGTCCGGCCGCGGAGTGAAATTAAAGTCTATATTGCGTCACCTGGCGAGTACGGAGATGCCAGTCCGCCGCGACGACTCGTGTAAAACCACCCCAGGTGTGAGTGTATTAGCCCAGTACAAGTGCAATAATCAACGTGCAGCTGGAGATCGGCTGTCTCTCGGCACGTAGTATAATCTCAGATCCGAAGACGTCATTTGTGATTCAGGAAGAGAGATTAGTAAAAATTGGGGCTTTCTATCCTTAGTTTCGAAATCAATCGATAGGCGGATGGGGTTGGTCAATAACAATAACCCGTTTGTTTCAGATATATAAATTTCATGATAATCAAAAATTTGATATAGGGGTCGAATGTATTGATTATAGTAATGTCCAAGAAGAATGTCGGTAAGGGTTGGAATAGAAGATCGGTACTACGGAGGACTGGGCTCGCCGCAGGTTCAGTTTCACTAATAGGCCAGGGTAGCGCCTCTGCTATCAGGGGAGGGGACGGGTCACAATCCAAAGAGACAGCCCACACCGCCAATGACAGCGATGAAAAGCAGTTACTAACTACAGAAGAGCGGCAACGATTTAGTGAACGATTAAAGGCAAATAGTATCGAACCAGCAACACTCCAGATCAGTCAAAAACGGAATACCGGAGGTGAATATCGTGTTTCCGAGGTAGATCCGTTGCAAGAAGATCCCACAGACACCCCTGGCGAAATAGTCTGGGAGGATACAGCATACAGGAAAGATGACACCGCCATCGGAAATACAATTGTGGAAGCGGACTACTACCTTGTTTGTTACAAAACAGACATAATGAACGATGTCGGGCATCGGTACTATATCTTGTATGGCTGGGCTGGGTGCCGGCCTCAAGAACACGCCTTGTGGACTGGTAACCTGAAAGAGGCGTACATTGAATACGAATTCGTCGGTGGAGAAGGAGATATGAAGCGATATAAACCTGGTGGGGACCGAAATAAACACGGTATACCAATGACAATGTCGATGACGGTCTCTGGGGAGAGCGGTGGTATAGGGGGTTCAGCCACTCTAAGTGGCGAATTTACGATCGGAGGAGGTACTGTGAGACCGCATCGGAGTAGAATGAACATGTCAAATGATCGTTTCAACGTTATATTCGAGGGAAGTACCGAGGCAACATGTGAAGTAATGGGAATGTGTGCATACACCCGTCCCGAGGATGTGGTAACAGAATGGGATTACAACCTCGGCATTGACGGTGAGCGATGGAATAAGGAATGAACAAGTAAGGAGATTATAGCCTTGAATTCAAGTCTGACTCGGCGACAGGCGTTGGGGACGCTCACGGTAGCCATGGCTGGTGGATTAACGGGTTGT
Coding sequences within it:
- a CDS encoding DUF5781 family protein, translated to MELRVRGPGPAAPFLGARDLFETERDLSLPVEVHLRDDPDERTWAGHYDDRHVLNISRQAANSAMARELALHEFAHMARYEEDHPSHVQSTEEALYLALTGRDVERRELAHCYQIANHMKDIYADDITLSVGPGEKLLSYLESSLATAVADRPAPPRPGFQRIGAGADPEITAVNAAFALALAERHDLIDDDHRLYDLAHAAAMDAPAVDLESFRTRFRELAHEPDASTYRRHLVEATRSYAAGGPAAE